In one Sesamum indicum cultivar Zhongzhi No. 13 linkage group LG12, S_indicum_v1.0, whole genome shotgun sequence genomic region, the following are encoded:
- the LOC105175886 gene encoding protein CHROMATIN REMODELING 4 — translation MGSLPTTIHAMKETSSEISTMLSRNWLLKRKRRKLPTGTDKSGDREKNYKLVKFLPSTGTKHGLEDDVSSDRSSGKRKGNDGYYYECEVCELGGKLLCCDYCPRTYHLECLDPALQRIPKGKWECPVCRQQRCAVCELGGKLLGLDACPHAYHLECLDPALQKRIPEGKWECPICCQQGVAHVESVNHMDSISKRARTKIIIRRSKTENESSATDNANQAFESSTAERKRSSGKGKLSLSRRGKRVEELDSSPDDEQGNKRRHPVQDGSMDGSSAYVVVNRKSDVSLPHILVHKTTPTKGFMSSTKKRDSNMDEESSEKVPEASSEDFSPGSKPVLALEAASGTARKRKHKVHPNDSAKKQKLGKGKSGPSISRKGLPKANNARPGTSRSHGKYKIVGPRACSTPSKQGVNADTDIQPNEEMVPEESACESHDSQAAGKIAVEPLIYKEDVHGIQQVDRVIGCRVQNNDTILSCNVVETNANDLPSVDSVVSEDKLSGENPAPEMPLNGVGRGNSAADHQDITSCSDGGRNINNRLNKDTLQVYRRSVTKECKERNFMDSLRRDIEGCGSMVLENKNQDHNITCSNAAETEKVLTVQKPHIVLESCIINDSSKDTLTPGTSKNCQTQASDENASIEVKEHTKTNVTTKKKFTASCLVDSGSSTMSYEFLVKWVGRSHLHNSWIPESELKVLAKRKLENYKAKYGTATMNLCEEQWKIPQRVIATRSSDGSTDAYVKWTGLPYDECTWERADEPFIANLSHLVDLFFRFEQQTLENDTAKLASRQRNDIQQSEVIPLTEQPKEMVGGSLFPHQLEALNWLRKSWHKSRNVILADEMGLGKTVSACAFISSLYFEFKSTLPCLVLVPLSTMPNWMSEFSLWAPHLNVVEYHGNTRARAIIRQYEWHACDPHGSNKKTSAYKFNVLLTTYEMVLCDSAHLRGVPWEVLVVDEGHRLKNSGSKLFGLLNTFSFQHRILLTGTPLQNNIGEMYNLLNFLQPASFPSLSSFEEKFNDLTTAEKVDELKKLVAPHMLRRLKKDAMQNIPPKTERVVPVELSSVQAEYYRAMLTKNYQILRNIGKGVPQQSMLNIVMQLRKVCNHPYLIPGTEPESGSVEFLHEMRIKASAKLTLLHSMLKVLHKEGHRVLIFSQMTKLLDILEDYLTIEFGPKTYERVDGSVSVAERQSAIARFNQDKSRFVFLLSTRSCGLGINLATADTVIIYDSDFNPHADIQAMNRAHRIGQSNRLLVYRLVVRASVEERILQLAKKKLMLDQLFVNKSGSQKEVEDILKWGTEELFSDSATMTGKDGENHTKDQTLAETEPNSRRRTGGLGDVYKDKCADSSNKIVWDENAIMKLLDRSNLQSGSPDNADSELENDMLGSVKSLEWNDECTEEQAGMVSVPVGTNDTSAQSSEKKDENLVGINEENEWDRLLRVRWEKYQNEEEAALGRGKRQRKAVSYREAYVAHPNEALSESGAEDEPEREPEPEREYTPAGRALKEKYAKLRARQKERLAKRNVTESSAALQGLNGLESIPKPSHIQEENEIAISTQPVADKSSVVDLEDKSLGKTVPHSMTDSTLKLGRILKQKSAFPDLPVMFSGQHIPEVSRLSDQLPDTSSVDSMRNSMLPIIGLCAPNAPKRMEPLQRKCSRPYQRQLKQGLGLEFLLPASCSGSGMSNEMTLKGHEATTARHKLPDILPGPSQFHPMNDVPDKNLPFTPHSLNTLKGKGIAEHLGNSSSTFSEFQEKMLLPKLPFDEKLLPRYSYPSASLPNTTPDLFASLSLGSRVAEPKDAVHDLPMLPLLPNLKFPQDAHKYYQPGQEMPPALGSSQMPSSFPSFPENHRKVLENIILRTGSGSSSLLKKKSKIDIWSEDELDYLWIGIRRHGRGNWEAMLQDPRLKFSKFKTAEDLSARWEEEQLKILDAPGLPAAVKSSLRPPKSANPPLLSGISDGMMARALNGACSDGVMARAMHGIKYNDPLKFQAHLTDMRLGLGGLPSGAPNLGSCDMHLPTWSTDKFQSKFSRDLFAGSIDRFAGSSSALMEPPFLLNSLGTSRLESLGLQQREKQKDATGLGILTGHNNMGSSELGSGLAADYDKVQNLSESKGKEEVSTCTSPKGTLPHWLREAVNPPGKLHAPDLPPTVSAVAQSVRVLYGEGPSKIPPFLVPGPPPPKPKDPRRGLKKKRSHAHGKLSLAAVSNFPGGHDRENVGSTSTARPPALPLQTKSGATIPGFPWNEVNLNIPPLNVRMSPLYTSVMPTSSKAAVAGLSPSPEVLELVTSCAAPGPPPGTDPDFVDSLIHRPNAGDEGGSEARGSHAEQKANQGSTAEEEQRASGDSSKTCSDRLHVRESDGEEVSSEGTISDHPASTHED, via the exons ATGGGCTCTCTTCCCACAACAATACAT GCAATGAAGGAAACCAGTTCAGAGATTAGTACAATGCTCAGCCGAAACTGGTTGTTGAAGCGTAAGCGAAGAAAGCTTCCAACTGGCACTGATAAATCCGGTGACAGAGAAAAAAACTACAAACTCGTAAAGTTTCTACCAAGTACTGGAACAAAGCATGGTTTGGAAGATGATGTTAGTTCTGATCGATCTTCAGGcaagagaaaaggaaatgaTGGG TATTATTACGAGTGTGAGGTCTGTGAACTTGGTGGAAAGTTGCTGTGTTGTGATTATTGTCCCCGCACCTATCATCTTGAGTGTTTGGATCCTGCTTTGCAG CGTATTCCAAAGGGGAAGTGGGAATGTCCAGTCTGCCGTCAACAAAGGTGTGCGGTCTGTGAACTTGGTGGAAAGTTGCTGGGTTTGGATGCCTGCCCCCACGCATACCATCTTGAGTGTTTAGATCCTGCTTTGCAG AAGCGTATTCCGGAGGGAAAGTGGGAATGCCCAATCTGCTGCCAGCAAGGTGTTGCTCATGTGGAGAGTGTGAACCATATGGATTCTATTTCAAAACGAGCGCGAACAAAGATTATCATTCGAAGatcaaaaactgaaaatgaatcATCTGCAACTGACAATGCAAATCAGGCATTTGAAAGTTCCACTGCTGAGAGGAAAAGGTCTTcaggaaaaggaaaattgtCCTTATCTCGACGTGGCAAAAGGGTCGAAGAGTTGGATTCTTCTCCTGACGATGAACAGGGTAACAAACGACGTCATCCAGTTCAAGATGGTTCCATGGATGGTAGTTCAGCGTATGTTGTTGTTAACAGGAAAAGTGATGTGTCTCTTCCGCATATATTGGTACATAAGACAACTCCGACGAAGGGATTCATGTCTTCAACTAAGAAAAGGGATTCAAATATGGATGAGGAGTCTTCTGAAAAAGTACCTGAAGCATCATCTGAAGATTTTTCACCTGGAAGTAAGCCTGTCCTAGCATTGGAAGCTGCTAGTGGAACAgccagaaaaagaaagcataaGGTTCACCCCAATGATAGTGCTAAGAAGCAGAAATTGGGAAAGGGCAAATCTGGTCCAAGTATTTCTAGAAAAGGTCTGCCTAAAGCTAATAATGCTCGTCCAGGAACTTCTAGATCACATGGAAAATATAAGATAGTTGGCCCCAGGGCTTGCTCTACTCCGTCGAAGCAGGGTGTTAATGCAGATACTGATATCCAACCAAATGAAGAG ATGGTCCCCGAGGAATCGGCTTGTGAATCACATGATTCACAAGCAGCAGGAAAAATTGCTGTTGAGCCCTTGATATACAAAGAGGATGTCCATGGAATTCAGCAG GTCGATCGGGTTATTGGTTGTCGAGTTCAAAATAATGACACAATTTTGAGTTGTAATGTTGTGGAGACCAATGCAAATGACCTGCCTTCAGTGGATTCAGTTGTTTCAGAGGATAAACTGTCTGGGGAAAATCCTGCCCCTGAGATGCCTCTGAATGGGGTTGGTCGGGGAAACTCAGCTGCAGATCATCAGGATATTACTAGCTGTTCTGATGGAGGAAGGAACATAAATAATCGTTTGAATAAAGACACACTTCAAGTGTACAGAAGATCAGTGACAAAAGAatgtaaagaaagaaatttcatGGATTCTTTGAGGAGAGACATTGAGGGTTGTGGTTCAATGGTGctggaaaacaaaaatcaagatcATAATATCACGTGCTCCAATGCAGCGGAAACTGAGAAGGTTTTGACAGTTCAGAAGCCTCATATAGTCCTAGAGAGTTGTATCATTAATGATAGTTCAAAGGACACTCTAACTCCTGGAACATCAAAGAACTGCCAAACTCAAGCCTCTGATGAGAATGCAAGCATAGAGGTCAAAGAGCACACAAAAACTAATGTTACCACCAAAAAGAAATTCACAGCGTCTTGCTTGGTTGATTCTGGATCTTCCACTATGTCATATGAGTTTTTGGTCAAGTGGGTCGGGAGATCCCATCTCCACAACAGTTGGATTCCTGAATCGGAACTGAAAGTTCTCGCAAAACGGAAACTGGAGAATTACAAGGCAAAGTATGGGACAGCTACAATGAATCTGTGTGAGGAACAATGGAAGATTCCTCAACGAGTAATTGCTACTAGGTCCTCAGATGGTTCAACTGATGCATATGTAAAATGGACCGGTCTTCCTTATGATGAATGCACTTGGGAAAGAGCGGACGAACCttttattgcaaatttatCTCACTTGGTTGATTTGTTCTTCAGGTTTGAGCAGCAGACATTGGAGAATGACACTGCCAAGCTTGCCTCAAGACAAAGGAATGACATCCAACAAAGTGAGGTAATTCCTCTCACAGAACAGCCCAAAGAGATGGTTGGAGGTTCTTTGTTTCCACATCAGCTGGAAGCATTGAATTGGTTGCGCAAGAGCTggcataaatcaagaaatgtgATACTTGCAGATGAAATGGGGCTTGGGAAAACAGTATCGGCTTGTGCTTTTATATCATCTTTATATTTTGAGTTTAAATCCACACTTCCTTGTCTTGTTTTGGTTCCTTTATCCACCATGCCCAACTGGATGTCAGAGTTTTCGCTGTGGGCTCCACACCTCAATGTCGTGGAATATCATGGTAACACGAGAGCTAGAGCCATAATTCGTCAATATGAATGGCATGCCTGTGATCCTCATGGATCGAATAAGAAAACATCTGCATACAAATTCAATGTTCTCTTGACTACTTATGAGATGGTTCTATGTGATTCCGCTCATTTACGTGGAGTTCCTTGGGAAGTTCTTGTGGTTGATGAGGGTCACCGCCTGAAAAATTCTGGCAGTAAGCTGTTTGGTTTGCTGAATACTTTTTCATTCCAACACCGCATACTGTTGACTGGTACGCCTCTTCAAAACAACATAGGGGAGATGTACAATCTGCTAAACTTTTTGCAGCCGGCTTCATTTCCATCTCTCTCTTCATTCGAGGAGAAGTTTAATGATCTCACCACTGCAGAAAAGGTGGACGAACTGAAGAAGCTTGTTGCTCCGCATATGCTTCGCAGACTTAAAAAAGACGCCATGCAAAATATTCCCCCCAAGACTGAACGGGTGGTTCCAGTTGAGCTGTCATCTGTTCAGGCAGAATATTATCGTGCTATGCTCACGAAGAACTACCAGATATTGCGCAACATAGGGAAAGGGGTTCCTCAGCAGTCAATGCTGAATATTGTGATGCAGTTGCGGAAGGTCTGCAATCATCCTTATCTCATACCAGGCACTGAGCCTGAATCAGGTTCAGTGGAATTTCTTCatgaaatgagaataaaaGCTTCAGCTAAGCTGACCCTGCTGCATTCTATGCTTAAAGTGTTGCACAAAGAAGGCCATAGAGTCCTTATCTTTTCACAGATGACCAAGTTACTTGACATCCTTGAGGATTACTTGACTATTGAATTTGGACCTAAGACATATGAGAGAGTTGATGGATCTGTTTCTGTGGCTGAACGACAATCAGCAATTGCACGGTTTAATCAAGATAAGAGTCGCTTCGTGTTCCTGCTATCAACACGCTCTTGTGGCCTTGGCATTAACTTGGCAACTGCTGATACTGTCATTATCTATGATTCTGATTTCAATCCACATGCAGATATCCAAGCTATGAACCGGGCACATCGAATTGGGCAATCAAACAGACTTCTTGTGTATAGGCTTGTTGTCCGTGCTAGTGTTGAAGAGCGTATCTTGCAGCTTGCAAAGAAAAAACTGATGCTTGACCAACTCTTTGTCAACAAGTCTGGATCGCAAAAGGAAGTGGAAGACATCCTAAAATGGGGAACTGAAGAACTTTTTAGTGATTCAGCTACCATGACTGGAAAAGATGGTGAAAACCACACTAAAGATCAAACACTTGCAGAGACAGAGCCTAATAGTAGGAGGAGAACTGGTGGCCTGGGGGATGTATACAAAGACAAATGTGCAGATAGTAGTAACAAGATTGTGTGGGATGAAAATGCCATTATGAAATTGCTGGACCGCTCAAACCTCCAGTCTGGTTCACCTGATAATGCTGACTCAGAATTAGAGAATGATATGCTTGGTTCAGTGAAG TCGCTGGAATGGAACGATGAGTGTACAGAAGAACAAGCTGGAATGGTGTCAGTTCCTGTGGGTACTAATGACACAAGTGCACAGAGTTCTGaaaaaaaggatgaaaatttggttggcATTAATGAAGAAAATGAGTGGGACAGGCTTCTACGAGTCAG ATGGgagaaatatcaaaatgaagAGGAAGCAGCTCTTGGTCGCGGAAAACGCCAAAGGAAAGCTGTTTCTTACAGGGAGGCGTATGTTGCTCATCCAAATGAAGCACTGAGTGAA AGTGGCGCTGAAGATGAGCCGGAGCGTGAACCGGAGCCTGAGCGTGAGTACACACCAGCAGGACGAGCtcttaaagaaaaata TGCCAAGCTTCGTGCGagacaaaaagaaagattggCAAAGAGAAATGTAACTGAATCATCTGCTGCACTTCAGGGCCTGAATGGGCTAGAGTCAATTCCTAAGCCATCACATATTCAGGAAGAGAATGAAATTGCTATATCAACTCAGCCTGTTGCAGACAAATCTTCAGTTGTTGATTTGGAAGATAAGAGTCTTGGTAAAACAGTCCCACATAGCATGACAGACTCCACCTTGAAGCTGGGAAGGATATTGAAGCAGAAATCTGCATTTCCGGATCTTCCTGTTATGTTTAGTGGACAGCATATCCCCGAAGTTTCTCGGCTCAGTGATCAGTTACCAGATACCAGCTCTGTAGACTCGATGCGCAACAGCATGCTGCCAATTATAGGATTATGTGCTCCCAATGCTCCTAAGAGAATGGAGCCACTGCAGCGCAAATGCTCCAGACCCTACCAAAGACAATTGAAGCAAGGGCTTGGCCTGGAGTTTCTGTTACCTGCAAGTTGTTCTGGTTCTGGCATGTCAAATGAGATGACTTTAAAAGGTCATGAAGCAACCACAGCTCGACATAAATTGCCAGATATTTTACCTGGACCGTCCCAATTTCACCCAATGAATGATGTCCCTGATAAAAATCTGCCTTTTACTCCT CATTCCTTGAATACACTGAAGGGTAAAGGAATTGCTGAGCATTTGGGCAACTCGTCTTCTACTTTCTCtgagtttcaagaaaaaatgctATTGCCCAAACTACCTTTTGATGAAAAGTTGCTGCCCAGATACTCGTATCCAAGTGCAAGTTTGCCAAATACTACTCCTGATTTGTTCGCAAGCCTATCACTAGGATCTAGAGTTGCAGAGCCCAAAGATGCCGTCCATGATCTTCCTATGTTGCCGTTGTTGCCGAATCTCAAATTTCCACAAGATGCACACAAGTATTATCAACCAGGGCAGGAGATGCCTCCAGCATTGGGCTCCAGTCAGATGCCATCTTCATTTCCATCATTTCCTGAAAACCACAGAAAGGTTCTGGAGAATATTATTCTGAGAACTGGATCTGGATCCAGCAGCCTGctgaaaaagaaatcaaagatAGATATCTGGTCTGAGGATGAACTTGATTATCTGTGGATAGGCATCCGTAGACATGGGAGGGGCAACTGGGAGGCAATGCTGCAAGATCCACGGTTGAAGTTCTCGAAGTTCAAAACTGCTGAGGATTTATCAGCAAGATGGGAGGAAGAACAACTGAAGATCCTCGATGCGCCGGGACTTCCAGCAGCGGTAAAGTCATCTCTCCGGCCTCCGAAGTCTGCAAATCCTCCTCTGCTTTCTGGGATTTCTGATGGAATGATGGCACGTGCACTGAATGGAGCCTGCTCAGATGGAGTAATGGCACGGGCAATGCAcggaataaaatataatgatccTTTGAAGTTTCAAGCACACTTAACAGACATGAGGTTGGGTCTGGGTGGTCTACCTTCAGGTGCGCCAAATTTAGGATCATGTGATATGCACCTTCCAACTTGGAGTACAGATAAGTTCCAGTCAAAGTTTTCAAGAGACCTGTTTGCAGGAAGCATTGACAGATTTGCTGGTTCCTCAAGCGCTCTTATGGAGCCACCGTTTCTGCTGAATTCCCTGGGAACTAGTCGCTTGGAGTCTCTCGGATTGCAACAAAGGGAGAAACAGAAGGATGCGACTGGATTGGGAATATTGACTGGCCATAATAATATGGGAAGCAGTGAGCTTGGTTCTGGTCTGGCTGCTGATTATGACAAGGTTCAAAACCTTTCTGAATCCAAGGGAAAGGAGGAGGTTTCTACATGTACATCTCCCAAAGGCACACTGCCCCATTGGCTTCGAGAAGCAGTAAATCCTCCCGGTAAATTACATGCTCCTGACCTGCCTCCAACTGTATCTGCGGTTGCACAGTCTGTTCGTGTTTTGTATGGTGAAGGACCCTCCAAAATCCCTCCATTCCTTGTGCCTGGACCACCTCCCCCCAAGCCCAAAGATCCTCGGCGTGGATTAAAGAAGAAGAGGTCACATGCACATGGTAAGCTTTCCCTGGCTGCTGTCAGTAACTTCCCTGGTGGCCATGACAGAGAGAATGTTGGTTCAACCTCTACTGCCCGACCACCAGCATTACCTCTGCAGACAAAATCAGGGGCCACCATTCCAGGATTTCCCTGGAATGAAGTCAATCTCAACATTCCTCCTCTCAATGTGAGAATGAGTCCCTTGTATACGTCTGTGATGCCAACTTCTTCAAAGGCGGCTGTTGCAGGATTGTCACCATCTCCTGAAGTCCTGGAATTGGTTACTTCCTGTGCAGCACCAGGTCCACCTCCTGGCACAGATCCAGACTTTGTTGACAGCTTGATACATCGACCAAACGCTGGTGATGAAGGAGGATCAGAGGCCCGAGGTTCACATGCAGAACAGAAAGCAAATCAGGGGTCAACTGCTGAAGAAGAGCAGAGGGCAAGTGGGGATTCCAGCAAGACATGTTCTGATCGTTTGCATGTCAGAGAATCAGATGGGGAAGAGGTATCTTCAGAAGGGACGATATCAGATCATCCTGCTAGCACCCATGAGGACTAG